A single region of the Micropterus dolomieu isolate WLL.071019.BEF.003 ecotype Adirondacks linkage group LG02, ASM2129224v1, whole genome shotgun sequence genome encodes:
- the LOC123963374 gene encoding monocarboxylate transporter 7-like, with protein MRGPNSQSCLGPNVYPEVPDGGWGWAVALAFFMVEVCTYGTLKSLGVFLQDLMEEFGESNSRVSWVISICVFIFTFTAPLSTMMSNRFGYRPVVMVGGFFISLGTITSAFTTSINEMYITIGFVSGLGYCLTFLPTVTILAQYFSRRRALVTAIASSGESFAIFAFAPAFTTLKEHIGWRYCLVVLGIFQASVIGCGLLLRPIIIMPEPVKGDDESDKESLSLNQLQSVYELENEQTRTSIRSGISQSSDDSGVTSLSASTLDLRTAGAESKALMEWDLQDKEGQEPSLSTPPTPVKEKDEEELDEVEAGPLQPSSPKLLDFSVLKDGGFICYSLFGLFATLGFFAPQLYIIELSKSRGVEPSMASYMLSVMAVADIVGRLSIGVVLNKVRCRKTLVLLACVVLLCLVLVAFTIVWEFWGLVVCCALYGYFMGTVGSTHIPMLAEEDVVGIQKMASSVGVYVFIQSFAGLAGPPLGGVLVDVTQNYGAAFYSCAVGMVLSAICLALVGPAKSGLCQRSSRNKEAASSTEEEEKMSQDSDQSDFLDVDLAPGDSPVRQAVDQDNVSVI; from the exons ATGAGGGGGCCTAATTCCCAGAGCTGTTTGGGTCCAAATGTTTACCCAGAGGTGCCCGATGGAGGCTGGGGCTGGGCTGTGGCCCTGGCCTTCTTCATGGTGGAGGTCTGCACCTATGGGACCCTCAAGAGCCTGGGTGTCTTCCTCCAGGATCTGATGGAAGAGTTTGGGGAGAGCAACAGCCGAGTGTCCTGGGTCATCTCCATCTGTGTCTTCATCTTTACCTTCACTG CCCCCCTGTCCACGATGATGAGCAACCGCTTCGGCTATCGTCCAGTGGTGATGGTGGGAGGCTTCTTCATCAGCCTGGGAACCATAACCTCCGCCTTCACCACCTCCATCAACGAGATGTACATCACCATCGGCTTTGTTTCAG GCCTCGGCTACTGCCTCACCTTCCTCCCCACCGTCACCATCCTAGCCCAGTACTTCTCCAGACGACGTGCCCTCGTCACCGCCATCGCTTCCTCCGGAGAATCCTTTGCCATATTTGCATTTGCTCCAG CCTTCACTACACTAAAGGAACACATCGGCTGGCGCTACTGTCTAGTTGTTCTCGGCATCTTTCAGGCTTCTGTGATTGGCTGTGGGCTTCTCCTTCGTCCAATCATTATTATGCCGGAGCCTGTAAAGGGGGACGATGAATCAGACAAAGAGTCTCTCTCTTTGAACCAGCTGCAGAGTGTTTATGAGCTGGAGAACGAACAAACCAGAACCTCCATCCGTTCCGGAATCTCACAATCCTCAGACGACTCCGGCGTCACCTCGCTCTCTGCTTCAACCCTAGACCTGAGGACTGCAGGAGCCGAAAGCAAGGCTCTGATGGAGTGGGATTTGCAGGACAAGGAGGGCCAGGAGCCGTCACTGTCTACACCTCCCACCCCAGTCAAGGAGAAGGATGAGGAGGAACTGGATGAGGTAGAAGCAGGTCCTCTTCAGCCCTCCAGCCCCAAACTCCTGGACTTCTCCGTGCTTAAAGACGGTGGCTTCATCTGTTACTCCCTCTTTGGGTTGTTCGCCACTCTGGGCTTCTTCGCCCCACAGCTCTACATCATCGAACTGTCAAAGAGCCGCGGCGTGGAGCCCAGCATGGCCTCCTACATGCTCTCTGTAATGGCTGTGGCCGACATTGTCGGCCGCTTGTCCATCGGGGTGGTGTTGAACAAAGTCCGCTGCAGGAAGACCCTGGTTCTGCTGGCCTGTGTGGTTCTGCTGTGCCTGGTGTTGGTGGCCTTCACTATCGTGTGGGAGTTTTGGGGCCTGGTGGTCTGCTGCGCCCTATACGGCTACTTCATGGGCACCGTTGGCTCTACTCACATCCCCATGCTGGCTGAGGAGGACGTGGTGGGCATCCAGAAGATGGCGTCATCAGTGGGAGTGTACGTCTTCATCCAGAGCTTTGCTGGGCTGGCAGGGCCACCGCTAGGAG GTGTGTTGGTGGATGTCACACAGAACTACGGTGCTGCCTTCTACTCCTGTGCAGTGGGAATGGTCCTCAGTGCCATATGCCTGGCTCTGGTCGGCCCGGCCAAGTCCGGCTTGTGCCAaagaagcagcagaaacaaAGAGGCAGCCAGCAgcacggaggaggaggagaaaatgtCTCAGGACAGCGACCAGTCTGACTTTTTGGATGTAGACTTAGCCCCAGGGGACAGCCCAGTCAGACAGGCTGTGGATCAGGACAATGTCTCTGTAATATGA